The Pogona vitticeps strain Pit_001003342236 chromosome 3, PviZW2.1, whole genome shotgun sequence genome includes a window with the following:
- the RPL31 gene encoding large ribosomal subunit protein eL31: MAPAKKGGEKKKGRSAINEVVTREYTINIHKRIHGVGFKKRAPRALKEIRKFAMKEMGTPDVRIDTRLNKAVWAKGIRNVPYRIRVRLSRKRNEDEDSPNKLYTLVTYVPVTTFKSLQTVNVDEN; encoded by the exons ATGGCTCCTGCAAAGAAAGGtggtgaaaagaaaaaaggacgATCAGCGATCAATGAGGTGGTTACTCGTGAATATACTATAAACATTCACAAGCGGATACATGGCGT gggcttcaagaAGCGGGCTCCCCGTGCTCTGAAGGAGATACGCAAGTTTGCAATGAAAGAGATGGGGACGCCTGATGTACGAATTGACACCCGTTTGAACAAAGCAGTCTGGGCGAAGGGAATAAG AAATGTTCCCTATCGTATCCGTGTGCGTTTATCTAGAAAACGCAATGAAGATGAAGATTCACCCAATAAACTGTACACGCTGGTTACTTATGTGCCAGTTACTACTTTCAAAA gTCTACAGACAGTCAATGTGGATGAAAACTAA